A genomic window from Streptomyces sp. 846.5 includes:
- the cofD gene encoding 2-phospho-L-lactate transferase, whose amino-acid sequence MRIVVLAGGIGGARFLRGLKRAVDGGEITVVGNTGDDIHLFGLKVCPDLDTVMYTLGGGIHEEQGWGRAEESFSIKAEMKAYGVGPEWFGLGDKDFATHIVRTQMLAAGYPLSAVTEALCDRWQPGVRLIPMSDDRVETHVLTEIDGERKAVHFQEYWVRHHATVPAFAIIPVGAETAEPAPGVLEAIAEADVILLPPSNPVVSVGTILAVPGIRQAVVAAQAPVIGLSPIIGGAPVRGMADKVLEAVGVETSAAAVAKHYGGDLLDGWLVDESDAGAVAEVEAAGIPCRAVPLWMTDVDASAAMAREALAFAEAVRDR is encoded by the coding sequence ATGCGCATTGTGGTGTTGGCCGGAGGAATCGGGGGCGCGCGCTTTCTGCGCGGGCTGAAGCGGGCGGTCGACGGAGGGGAGATCACCGTTGTCGGCAACACCGGCGACGACATCCATCTGTTCGGGCTGAAGGTGTGCCCCGACCTGGACACCGTGATGTACACCCTCGGCGGCGGCATCCACGAGGAGCAGGGCTGGGGCCGGGCCGAGGAGTCCTTCTCCATCAAGGCGGAGATGAAGGCGTACGGGGTCGGTCCGGAGTGGTTCGGGCTCGGCGACAAGGACTTCGCCACGCATATCGTGCGGACCCAGATGCTGGCCGCCGGGTACCCGCTGAGCGCGGTCACCGAGGCGCTGTGCGACCGGTGGCAGCCGGGCGTGCGGCTGATCCCGATGTCGGACGACCGGGTGGAGACGCATGTGCTGACCGAGATCGACGGGGAGCGCAAGGCGGTGCACTTCCAGGAGTACTGGGTGAGGCACCATGCCACCGTGCCCGCCTTCGCGATCATCCCGGTCGGCGCGGAGACCGCCGAGCCGGCGCCGGGGGTGCTGGAGGCGATCGCCGAGGCGGACGTGATACTGCTGCCGCCATCGAACCCGGTGGTGAGCGTGGGGACGATCCTCGCGGTACCCGGGATCCGGCAGGCCGTGGTCGCGGCGCAGGCCCCGGTGATCGGGCTCTCGCCGATCATCGGCGGGGCGCCGGTGCGCGGGATGGCCGACAAGGTGCTGGAGGCCGTGGGGGTGGAGACCTCGGCCGCGGCGGTGGCCAAGCACTACGGCGGTGATCTCTTGGACGGCTGGCTGGTGGACGAGTCGGATGCCGGGGCGGTGGCGGAGGTCGAGGCCGCCGGGATCCCGTGCCGGGCGGTACCGCTGTGGATGACGGACGTGGACGCGAGCGCGGCCATGGCGCGGGAGGCACTGGCGTTCGCGGAGGCGGTGCGGGACCGGTGA
- a CDS encoding NAD-dependent epimerase/dehydratase family protein yields the protein MDVLLTGGAGFIGSAVATALTSAGHSVRVLDALLPAVHPTRKPPPFPDGVEFVRGDVRDAATVDAALDGVSAVCHQAAMVGLGLDFDDAPDYAGCNDLGTAVLLAAMARADISQLALAGSMVVYGEGRYRCPEHGDVAPGPRRPADLDAGRFEPPCPHCGAALTSHLVDETAAPDPRNVYAATKLAQEHLASAWARATGGRVIALRYHNVYGPNMPRDTPYAGVASIFRSALARGEAPQVFEDGAQRRDFVHVADVASANLAALTDLPDRPSGHFRTYNVGSGTVHTIADMAEALADAADGPAPLVTGRYRLGDVRHITADSRRLREELDWQPQISFAVGMKEFATAPLRA from the coding sequence ATGGATGTCCTTCTCACCGGCGGTGCCGGTTTCATCGGCTCGGCCGTCGCCACCGCGCTCACCTCGGCCGGCCACTCCGTACGCGTCCTCGACGCCCTCCTTCCCGCGGTCCACCCGACCCGGAAACCGCCGCCCTTCCCCGACGGCGTCGAGTTCGTCCGCGGCGACGTCCGCGACGCGGCCACGGTGGACGCGGCCCTCGACGGAGTGTCAGCCGTCTGCCACCAGGCCGCCATGGTCGGCCTCGGGCTGGACTTCGACGACGCTCCCGACTACGCCGGCTGCAACGACCTGGGCACCGCCGTCCTGCTCGCCGCCATGGCCCGGGCGGACATCTCGCAGCTCGCCCTGGCCGGCTCCATGGTCGTCTACGGCGAGGGCCGCTACCGCTGCCCGGAGCACGGGGACGTCGCCCCGGGCCCCCGCCGCCCGGCCGACCTCGACGCCGGCCGCTTCGAACCCCCGTGCCCGCACTGCGGCGCTGCGCTGACCTCGCATCTCGTGGACGAGACCGCGGCCCCCGACCCCCGCAACGTCTACGCCGCCACCAAGCTCGCCCAGGAGCACCTGGCCTCCGCCTGGGCCCGCGCCACCGGCGGCAGGGTGATCGCCCTGCGCTACCACAACGTCTACGGCCCAAACATGCCGCGGGACACCCCCTACGCCGGGGTGGCCTCGATCTTCCGCTCCGCCCTGGCCCGCGGCGAGGCCCCGCAGGTCTTCGAGGACGGCGCCCAGCGCCGGGACTTCGTCCATGTCGCCGACGTGGCGTCAGCCAACCTGGCAGCCCTGACCGATCTGCCCGACCGCCCCTCGGGCCACTTCCGCACCTACAACGTCGGCAGCGGCACCGTCCACACCATCGCCGACATGGCCGAAGCCCTGGCCGACGCCGCCGACGGCCCGGCTCCCCTCGTCACCGGCCGGTACCGCCTCGGCGACGTCCGGCACATCACCGCGGACTCGCGCCGGCTCCGCGAGGAGCTGGACTGGCAGCCGCAGATCTCCTTCGCCGTCGGCATGAAGGAGTTCGCGACCGCCCCGCTCAGAGCCTGA
- a CDS encoding HAMP domain-containing sensor histidine kinase, protein MNDYVLMACYAALGAASAGLLGWPAVVLLRRRSLALSLFTVALVTAASLTASTVAVAQAMLLMRQDYFVVITILGMGCVVSLIVAAFLSRQVVSGSRALTRAARTVGSDEGFTAPAAPLNSELSALSSELQATSARLAESRQRERALEHSRRELIAWISHDLRTPLAGLRAMAEALEDGVADDPGRYHSRMRIEVDRLTGMVDDLFELSRIQAGALTLSLSRVSVYDLVGDAIAGAYPLAQERGVHLVGGHVAPAPVEVDSREITRVLGNLLFNAIRSTPADGTVAVAARRDESEVVVSVTDGCGGIDEQDLARVFETGWRGGSARTPRAPWGATVQGGAVQHHGDTGAGLGLAIVRGIVEAHAGRASVHNVMGGCCFEIALPAGG, encoded by the coding sequence ATGAACGACTACGTGTTGATGGCCTGTTACGCCGCGCTGGGCGCGGCCTCGGCCGGACTGCTGGGATGGCCGGCCGTGGTGCTGCTGCGGCGGCGCTCGCTGGCGCTGTCGCTGTTCACCGTCGCGCTGGTGACCGCGGCCTCGCTGACCGCGAGCACCGTGGCGGTCGCCCAGGCGATGCTGCTGATGCGGCAGGACTACTTCGTCGTGATAACCATCCTGGGCATGGGCTGCGTGGTCTCGCTGATCGTCGCGGCGTTCCTCAGCCGGCAGGTGGTCTCCGGCAGCCGGGCGCTGACCCGCGCCGCCCGCACGGTCGGCAGCGACGAGGGCTTCACCGCCCCGGCCGCTCCGTTGAACTCGGAGCTGTCGGCGCTGAGCTCGGAGTTGCAGGCGACCAGTGCCCGGCTGGCCGAGTCCCGGCAGCGGGAGCGGGCGCTGGAGCACTCACGGCGCGAGCTGATCGCCTGGATCTCGCACGACCTGCGGACGCCGCTGGCCGGGCTCCGGGCCATGGCCGAGGCGCTGGAGGACGGGGTCGCGGACGACCCGGGCCGGTACCACTCGCGGATGCGGATCGAGGTGGACCGGCTCACCGGCATGGTCGACGACCTGTTCGAGCTGTCCCGGATCCAGGCCGGGGCGCTGACCCTCAGCCTCTCCCGGGTGTCCGTCTACGACCTGGTGGGCGACGCCATAGCCGGGGCGTACCCGCTGGCGCAGGAGCGCGGCGTCCATCTGGTCGGCGGGCATGTCGCGCCGGCGCCGGTCGAGGTGGACAGCCGGGAGATCACCCGGGTGCTGGGCAACCTGCTGTTCAACGCCATCCGCTCGACCCCGGCGGACGGGACGGTCGCGGTGGCCGCACGGCGGGACGAGAGCGAGGTCGTGGTGTCCGTCACGGACGGCTGCGGCGGCATCGACGAGCAGGACCTCGCCCGGGTCTTCGAGACCGGATGGCGCGGCGGCAGCGCCAGGACGCCGCGGGCGCCCTGGGGTGCGACGGTGCAGGGCGGAGCCGTGCAGCACCACGGCGACACCGGGGCCGGGCTGGGGCTGGCGATCGTCCGGGGCATCGTGGAGGCGCACGCCGGCAGGGCGTCGGTGCACAACGTCATGGGCGGCTGTTGTTTCGAGATCGCGCTGCCGGCCGGCGGGTGA
- a CDS encoding response regulator transcription factor yields MPPSRILVVDDDPTIAEVVTRYLHHAGYAVERAADGAAALAQAAAVRPDLVVLDLMLPEIDGLEVCRRLRADPAARGVPIVMLTAKGEEQDRINGLELGADDYVTKPFSPRELVLRIQSVLRRSAASGAAAAAGAPGSEGAAGTESTAPVQAGDLVLDPSARRAHRAGRELTLTLREFDLLAFLVQHPGTAFGREELMNKVWGWDFGDMSTVTVHVRRLREKVEDDPAAPQLITTVWGVGYRFDPVEEAAA; encoded by the coding sequence GTGCCCCCATCCCGCATTCTGGTCGTCGACGACGACCCCACCATCGCCGAGGTCGTCACCCGCTATCTGCACCACGCCGGCTATGCCGTCGAACGTGCGGCCGACGGCGCTGCTGCGCTGGCGCAGGCCGCGGCCGTCCGACCGGACCTGGTCGTACTGGACCTGATGCTGCCCGAGATCGACGGTCTCGAGGTCTGCCGACGGCTGCGCGCCGACCCCGCGGCGCGCGGAGTGCCGATCGTCATGCTGACCGCCAAGGGCGAGGAGCAGGACCGGATCAACGGACTGGAGCTGGGCGCGGACGACTACGTCACCAAGCCCTTCTCGCCGCGCGAGCTGGTGCTGCGGATCCAGTCGGTGCTGCGGCGCAGCGCCGCGTCCGGCGCGGCCGCGGCAGCCGGGGCGCCCGGATCCGAGGGCGCGGCCGGAACGGAGTCGACCGCCCCGGTACAGGCCGGGGACCTGGTGCTGGACCCGTCCGCGCGGCGCGCCCACCGGGCCGGCCGGGAGCTGACGCTCACGCTGCGGGAGTTCGACCTGCTGGCCTTCCTGGTGCAGCACCCCGGTACGGCCTTCGGGCGTGAGGAGCTGATGAACAAGGTGTGGGGCTGGGACTTCGGCGACATGTCGACGGTGACGGTGCATGTACGCAGGCTGCGTGAGAAGGTCGAGGACGATCCGGCCGCGCCGCAGCTGATCACCACGGTGTGGGGCGTCGGGTACCGCTTCGACCCGGTCGAGGAGGCAGCGGCATGA
- a CDS encoding DUF2064 domain-containing protein: protein MVLAKSPVPGRVKTRLTPACTPEQAAALAEAALADTLETLGRVPAGRRVLVLEGAPGRWLPPGWEVLPQAGGGLDVRLAQAFAAVAGDTAGNRTAGNKTPALLVGMDTPQLSARMLAEALSPAGRTGVDAWFGPAVDGGFWTLGLARPSAELARQLLLGVPMSTSTTGAVLRGRLAAAGLSVAALPALTDVDTVAEAAEVAELAPHTRFAETWRMVSRTLLSPTPISTTAMSRTVLSAGGSAR, encoded by the coding sequence ATGGTGCTGGCCAAGTCCCCGGTCCCGGGCAGGGTGAAGACCAGGCTCACCCCGGCCTGCACCCCCGAGCAGGCCGCCGCCCTGGCGGAGGCCGCGCTCGCGGACACCCTGGAGACGCTGGGCCGGGTGCCGGCCGGGCGGCGGGTCCTGGTGCTGGAAGGCGCGCCGGGGCGCTGGCTCCCCCCGGGCTGGGAGGTGCTCCCGCAGGCCGGCGGCGGCCTGGACGTACGGCTGGCGCAGGCGTTCGCGGCGGTGGCGGGCGACACGGCCGGCAACAGGACAGCAGGGAACAAGACGCCCGCGCTGCTGGTCGGGATGGACACCCCGCAGCTGAGCGCCCGCATGCTGGCCGAGGCGCTCTCGCCGGCGGGCAGGACCGGGGTCGACGCCTGGTTCGGCCCGGCAGTGGACGGCGGCTTCTGGACCCTGGGGCTGGCCCGCCCCAGCGCCGAGCTGGCCCGGCAACTGCTGCTGGGCGTCCCGATGTCCACGTCGACCACCGGAGCCGTGCTGCGCGGCCGGCTGGCCGCGGCCGGCCTGAGCGTCGCCGCGCTCCCGGCGCTGACCGACGTCGACACCGTCGCCGAGGCCGCCGAGGTCGCCGAGCTCGCCCCGCACACCCGCTTCGCCGAAACCTGGCGCATGGTGTCGCGGACCCTCCTGTCGCCGACGCCGATCTCCACGACCGCCATGTCCAGGACCGTCCTGTCCGCGGGAGGTTCGGCCAGGTGA
- a CDS encoding class I SAM-dependent methyltransferase has product MTPTTTAAPTPTPTPAAHPPPTPAPWSADPFAEAIRRGHGPLWLRRTDGHRYPLDVARWCAAPDAADRTLLHRCLYRGLPAIDLGCGPGRLVAELQAHGLPALGVDITRAAVIRTRGLGGSALCRSVFDPLPGEGRWGTALLADGNLGIGGDPGALLARAADLLGPSGHLLVEVEPEELEERITVAVEDGAGRRGPTFRWARLGAAATMREAVGRFALADSWASGGRSFLALERR; this is encoded by the coding sequence GTGACCCCGACGACCACCGCCGCTCCGACCCCGACACCGACCCCAGCCGCGCACCCGCCTCCCACTCCCGCGCCCTGGTCCGCGGACCCCTTCGCCGAGGCGATCCGGCGCGGCCACGGCCCGCTCTGGCTGCGTCGTACCGACGGGCACCGCTACCCGCTGGACGTGGCCCGCTGGTGTGCCGCCCCGGACGCCGCCGACCGGACCCTGCTTCACCGCTGCCTGTACCGCGGCCTCCCGGCGATCGACCTGGGCTGCGGCCCGGGCCGCCTGGTCGCCGAGCTCCAGGCGCACGGGCTGCCCGCGCTCGGCGTCGACATCACCCGCGCCGCCGTCATCCGCACCCGGGGCCTGGGCGGAAGCGCGCTCTGCCGCTCGGTGTTCGACCCGCTGCCGGGAGAGGGCCGCTGGGGCACCGCCCTGCTCGCGGACGGCAACCTCGGCATCGGCGGCGATCCCGGCGCGCTGCTGGCCCGGGCCGCCGACCTGCTCGGACCCTCCGGACACCTGCTGGTCGAGGTGGAGCCGGAGGAACTGGAGGAGCGGATCACGGTGGCGGTCGAGGACGGCGCGGGCCGCCGCGGGCCGACCTTCCGCTGGGCCCGCCTCGGCGCCGCCGCGACCATGCGCGAGGCGGTGGGCCGGTTCGCCCTCGCCGACTCCTGGGCCTCCGGCGGTCGCAGCTTCCTCGCCCTGGAGCGACGATGA
- a CDS encoding DUF2029 domain-containing protein, which produces MSTPRTSSSGASRTSGTAGAVRTWLCAAVLAALTAALARTFTSGVTLWHLGALHRLYVVDGALFALAVFLLRRVPPRHTAALVLVGAVAVALTGLLAPPRTSDDAYRYLWDGHVQAAGISPYTYAPTDPALAPLRAADPALFPVGSSCQGWDLHRSGPVCTHLNRPTVHTIYPPVAEVWFLGLYEAGRLTGGHGVRTAQVGGAALAVATSVALLLVLRRNRLPLHRAALWAWCPGVAIWAVNDAHVDTLGVLLAVCGLAAAAHPRRTAAGVLLGAAVATKLIPVLVLPGALAGVLRRRPSWRDTLVPVVAGLTFLLCYLPYVLASGPAVLGYLPGYLKEEGYDQGTRFGLLNLLGLPQQDLPVLVAAVLLAAVLLVLRYGDPARPWRGALTVTGTALFLAAPGYPWYGLLVVGLVALDGDWEWLALPAAAEVMIVLGRELQQQAYAGALCVVLAGAALRALARTADRVAALSAPAVPRPVPWPTPQPAPLRAATAPGPSPIRTGSFR; this is translated from the coding sequence ATGAGCACGCCCCGGACCAGCAGCTCCGGCGCCTCCAGGACCTCCGGGACCGCCGGCGCCGTCCGGACCTGGCTCTGCGCCGCCGTGCTGGCCGCTCTGACCGCTGCTCTGGCCAGGACGTTCACCAGCGGCGTCACCCTCTGGCACCTCGGCGCGCTGCACCGTCTGTACGTCGTGGACGGGGCGCTGTTCGCGCTCGCGGTGTTCCTGCTGCGCCGGGTACCGCCACGGCACACGGCGGCGCTGGTGCTGGTCGGGGCCGTCGCCGTGGCCCTCACCGGACTGCTCGCACCACCCCGGACCAGCGACGACGCCTACCGCTACCTCTGGGACGGCCATGTCCAGGCGGCCGGGATTTCGCCGTACACCTATGCGCCGACCGACCCGGCCCTGGCCCCGCTCCGGGCCGCCGACCCCGCGCTCTTCCCGGTCGGCAGCTCCTGCCAGGGCTGGGACCTGCACCGGTCCGGTCCGGTCTGCACCCATCTGAACCGGCCCACCGTGCACACCATCTACCCGCCGGTCGCCGAGGTCTGGTTCCTCGGCCTGTACGAGGCCGGCCGGCTCACCGGCGGCCACGGAGTGCGGACCGCGCAGGTCGGGGGAGCGGCGCTGGCGGTGGCCACCTCCGTCGCGCTGCTGCTGGTGCTGCGCCGCAACCGGCTGCCGCTGCACCGGGCGGCGCTCTGGGCCTGGTGCCCAGGAGTGGCGATATGGGCGGTCAACGACGCGCATGTGGACACCCTGGGCGTGCTGCTGGCCGTCTGCGGACTCGCCGCGGCGGCCCATCCGCGGAGAACTGCGGCCGGGGTCCTGCTCGGGGCGGCCGTGGCGACCAAGCTGATCCCGGTCCTGGTGCTTCCCGGGGCGCTGGCCGGGGTCCTGCGCCGGCGGCCCTCCTGGCGCGACACGCTGGTGCCGGTCGTCGCCGGGCTGACCTTCCTGCTCTGCTATCTGCCCTATGTGCTGGCCTCGGGCCCGGCCGTGCTCGGCTACCTGCCCGGCTACCTCAAGGAGGAGGGCTACGACCAGGGCACCCGGTTCGGCCTGCTGAACCTGCTGGGACTGCCGCAACAGGACCTTCCCGTGCTGGTCGCGGCCGTCCTGCTCGCCGCCGTGCTGCTGGTGCTGCGCTACGGCGACCCGGCCCGGCCGTGGCGCGGGGCGCTGACGGTCACCGGCACCGCGCTGTTCCTCGCGGCTCCCGGCTACCCCTGGTACGGGCTGCTGGTGGTGGGCCTGGTCGCGCTGGACGGCGACTGGGAGTGGCTGGCCCTGCCGGCGGCGGCCGAGGTGATGATCGTGCTGGGCCGTGAGCTGCAGCAGCAGGCGTACGCGGGCGCCCTGTGCGTGGTGCTCGCGGGCGCCGCGCTGCGCGCGCTGGCCCGGACGGCGGACCGGGTCGCCGCGCTCAGTGCTCCGGCAGTGCCTCGGCCGGTGCCGTGGCCGACGCCGCAGCCTGCTCCGCTCCGAGCTGCGACTGCTCCCGGCCCCAGCCCGATCCGTACGGGGTCATTTCGGTGA
- a CDS encoding cysteine dioxygenase family protein has translation MASSPPSSPLSRAGSPWADGLSDVSIAGDPLAWPHLAPEPVPHPVSIGDFAALARRVAADRARWQPLVRYDALTRWYAQLETGPGYEVWLLSWLPGQGSGRHDHGRSSGVLTVLEGELTERSLTGAGQSERLLTGGAQRVFAPGYLHEVVNTSLEPAVTLHVYFPGLTEMTPYGSGWGREQSQLGAEQAAASATAPAEALPEH, from the coding sequence ATGGCTTCGTCCCCACCCTCATCACCGCTCTCCCGCGCCGGCTCACCCTGGGCCGACGGTCTCAGCGACGTCAGCATCGCCGGCGACCCGCTCGCCTGGCCCCACCTCGCGCCCGAACCCGTCCCCCACCCGGTCAGCATCGGCGACTTCGCCGCCCTGGCCCGACGGGTCGCCGCAGACCGGGCCCGCTGGCAGCCGCTGGTCCGCTACGACGCGCTGACCCGCTGGTACGCACAGCTGGAGACCGGGCCCGGATACGAGGTCTGGCTGCTCAGCTGGCTGCCCGGGCAGGGCAGCGGGCGCCACGACCACGGCCGCTCGTCCGGCGTGCTGACCGTGCTGGAGGGCGAGCTGACGGAGCGTTCGCTCACCGGCGCGGGGCAGTCCGAGCGGCTGCTGACCGGGGGCGCGCAGCGGGTCTTCGCCCCCGGCTACCTGCACGAGGTGGTCAACACCTCGCTGGAGCCGGCCGTGACCCTGCATGTCTACTTCCCCGGGCTCACCGAAATGACCCCGTACGGATCGGGCTGGGGCCGGGAGCAGTCGCAGCTCGGAGCGGAGCAGGCTGCGGCGTCGGCCACGGCACCGGCCGAGGCACTGCCGGAGCACTGA
- a CDS encoding WhiB family transcriptional regulator: MSELFELMIADEDAGEEELGWQERALCAQTDPESFFPEKGGSTREAKKVCLACEVRSECLEYALANDERFGIWGGLSERERRRLKKAVV; encoded by the coding sequence ATGAGCGAGCTCTTTGAGTTGATGATCGCCGACGAGGACGCCGGTGAGGAAGAGCTTGGCTGGCAGGAACGCGCCTTGTGCGCCCAGACCGATCCTGAGTCGTTCTTCCCGGAGAAGGGGGGATCGACCAGGGAGGCCAAGAAGGTGTGCCTCGCCTGCGAGGTCCGCTCCGAATGCCTGGAGTACGCACTGGCCAACGACGAGCGGTTCGGCATCTGGGGCGGCCTCTCCGAGAGGGAGCGGCGCCGCCTCAAGAAGGCCGTGGTCTGA